Within Clostridiales bacterium, the genomic segment TACTATTGTCGATGATTCTATGCAATTTAGTCTAACAAATCCTAGCCCAAATTCCACTGTGAACGTATATTCAGGCAATAAAATAACTATATCATATAGTGGTGCAAAAAATACATATGGTACCGAAAATGTTACAGGCTATATCTCCGCCATAATCAAGCCTGGTGAATATGATTCAAAACCTCTATACTACGCTAGACTCAAAACAGTTGATACCCCGGGAGATGGGGAAGTTTGCATAAAAGTACCTCCTCTTGATGATGGCTACTATAATCTAATTATCTATAATGAAATAGAACGAGGTCCATATAAAACAAACTATGCAAAACCAGAAATACTAACAATATACGTATCAAATATAGTTGACAAAACTGCACCTATAATAAATAATGCTTATAGAAATGCTTCTAATACAACGTTTAAATTTACTGCAACAGATGATACTGAACTTGATCGTGTAGTTACATCATCTGGTTATAATCAATCTCTATTTGGAAATATTATAACTACAAATATAAATACTAATGAAGCCCAAACATCAATAGACGTATATGATTCCGCGGACAACCTAACCAGGAAATATATAGATGATATGATACTAGATGATACCCCCCCCCAAGTTGTCAATATAACATATGATGATGGCACATATACTCTAACTATAAGTGATAATGAATCTGGTATATGGAAGATAACTAATGGCGATGGTACTCGTACTTATCACGACTGTAGTACAATTGTTAACCATATTGTTCTTCCTGATCCTAACATTAGTTTTGAACCAAAATCCCTTTAGGGTAACATTCTCCACTATCTACACCTTAAATTTTTGTCATAAAATTTAAGGTGTAGAAGTGGGGGCTTTTTTTGTAACTATATACAAGCTTTAAACATAGTCTCTTTTCTTATACCTCTCCTTTATTAAAAGAAAAAATATTGCAAATATTATCAAAAAAAGATATAATTTACTCTAATCATTTAGAGGGAGGTTTTTTTAACTTATGAATTTTTTTAATCTTAGTAGTACGTTTTTAACCATTTGGGGATATGAATTGTCCTTTTTAGAATTTTTAGCAACAATATTTGGTATACTTAATGTATATTTGCTTGCTAAAATAAAAGTTTCTAATTACTTTTGGGGGATATTAAATGTAATTCTCTCATTTTTTATCTTTTTTCAAATTCAAATGTATTCAGATATGTTCCTACAAGTATATTATCTAGCCATGAATATATATGGGTGGTGGATGTGGTTACACCCAAAAAACAACAGTCAGTCCAACGATGCTAAACTGAAAGTATCAAAAAACTCGTTATCTTATAATTTAATTGCGGCATTATTAACTGTTATAGGATTCGTATTTCTTGGTTTCTTTCTAAAAAACATTCATGTTTTGTTGCCGACTTTATTTATTGAGCCATCTAGGTCTCCTTTTATTGATTCATTCATAACCGTTCTTAGTATTGTAGCTATGTTCTTTATGGCAAAAAAGAAAATTGAACACTGGTATTTATGGTTTATCGCTGATTTTACTTCGGTAGTGTTTTGCTACATGCAAAATATAAAATTTTTGGCATTAGAATATTTTATATTTTTATTCTTTGCCTTTTTAGGATATATGGAATGGAGAAAAGAATTGTTATCGGAAACTTAACTTTTAAAAAGATGAGTGTACAATTACTCATCTTTTCATATTTTTACTCCGCTACACTTTTCTTCTTCTTCATGTATGACGCAACAAAAGCAATAAGTACTATAACCATTATCATAATAGAAATGTGCTCAAATTTTTTAAACAACGGTCTTACCACTAATTCATAGTTCTCACCAAATTTATACCCTAAAAATATCAGTAGAAAATTCCATGGCACCATCCCCAACAAAGAATATATAACAAACTTTATAAAATTCATTTTTGTTATTCCCGCTGGCAATGATATAAATGTCCTTATTACAGGTAACAGCCTTCCAAAAAATACCGCACTCACACCGTGCTTATTAAATGTCTTTTCAGCTTTATCAAAGTTATCCTTTGATATGAAAAAATATTTCCCATACTTTAATATAAAAGACCTTCCTCCATAAAATCCAACCCAATACGTTAGTACAGATCCTAATAAGCTTCCTAACAACACCGCAACATTTGCACCAAGCAATGTTATCCTTCCTTCCGCTATCATAAATCCTCCTAGCGGCAAAATTAACTCACTTGGCAATGGTATACACGCGCTCTCTAAAAACATACCTAACCCTATTCCTAAGTACCCTAACTGACTTACTATGTTTGTTATAAATACGGCTACTACCTCAATCATTTTAACCATAATTTCTACCTACAGCTCCCTCTTATATTTGTTTTTCAACTCCAGATGACTCTATATCGGTCTGAGAATTTGATGGATTATTCTCTGTATAATTTTTCTTACTCTTCTTTGGTGTGTAAGTATCATAATTCAAAAAATCTGCTAAACTAACCTTTCTATCATTTGTAATGAAAGATCCCTTTACTATCTCATACGCCCTTTTTCTATCGTACAAATAGTACGACCCATTATTTATATATGCTGCGTCTCCTGGAAGAGTATTCATATCTACCACATTTAAATCAAATTTATTAAAATACATAATACTTCTTACTACTATATCAGGACTTATATTTGTATCTATATTGGCATACACTGTATCCACAAAGCCACTAGCTTTGGTTAAATATTTTATATTCAATTTTTGTTTTATAAATTCCTTTATAAAACTTTGCTGCGCCTCTATCCTTTTTATATCGCTGCCATCATAGTATTTGTTAACCTTCACCTTATTATAATGTCTAAACCTCATAAATTGCTCTGCCTTTTCTCCGTCCAAGTGCTGCTCGCCTTTCTTTAAGTGTATATGTAGCTTTTGGCACGGATCATCATATTCCATATCCACTGGTATGTTATAGTCCACTCCATCAAACAGATCTACAATTTCTCTAAACGCTTTCACATCTAAATAAACATAGTATTTGATGTCTATATTTAAAAAATCACTAACTGTCTTCATTGCTAGTTTCTCTCTTCCCATTGGATATGCACAATTTATCTTTGCAAGCTTCCCTTTCACTAAAACTCTTGTATCACGTGGTATGGATAATACTGTAACTTTGGGTTTCTTGCAGTCCACATTTGCTACCATTATTGTATCTGTATTCTTATTTACTTTATCTCCACCTAATATTAACACATTAAATGGTTCTTTTAATTCATCATCCAACACAGGCTCATATACTGTTGAACTAGCGTTACTTGCTACTTTACTTTGGGAGTTAACCCCGCCTATTGACACGTTCTTACTTAGTATCATACACCCAAACATAAAAAACACACCTAAGAATATGCACGTAAAACAAAGTATCAATCTTCTAAAATTCATCTTTAAAAACTCCCTACTCTCTTTTTTTGGCTTACTTTTTCCTATAACTATACTTCTTTAGACAAAAGGTCTCGTATTCTTCCTACATTATACATTTTATTCATACTTTTAGCAACCTCAAATTTTAAAACAAACTGATCTGATTACTCTCTGGCATCCCTTCCAGTGCACCTATCTGATCCAAAATATCAATTACAGGCTTACTCAATCTTGCTTCTGACCTTAATTCATCTATCGACAAGAATTTACCTTTTTTTCTAGCCTCCGCGATACTCTGAGCTGCTGCTTTTCCCAAACCTTGCAAAGTACAAAGTGGTGGACGTATTTTCCCATCCTCTATCAAAAACTTTTCTGCATCAGACTTATATATATCTATTGGTAAAAATTCTATTCCTCTTGCATACATTTCATTCACTACCTCAAGTATTGTCAAAATATTTTTTTCTGTCATCTTCAATTTATTGCCCATGTCTTTATACTCTTTTATTTTTTTCTGTACTCGCTCTTTTCCATATATCATTATCACAGCATCAAACAAGTCTGCTCTTACTGTATAATATGCTATATAAAATGCCAAAGGATAATACACCTTAAACCATGCTATTCTAAACGCCATCATCACATATGCCGCTGCGTGTGCTTTTGGGAACATATATTTTATTTTCTTACATGAATCAATATACCAATCTGGCACATTTTTTTCTTTCATTATTTCCTCATACTCTTTCTTTAACCCTTTCCCCTTTCTGACATCCTCCATTATCTTAAATGATGTCTTAGGTGGTAAACCCGCTCTTAATAAATACAACATTATATCATCTCTTGTACATATAACCTCCGACAATGTAGCAATATTATTGCGCACCAAATCTTGTGCATTATTTAACCAAACGTCAGTTCCATGTGACAGTCCAGATATCCTTATAAGCTCTGAGAATGTCGTTGGCTTAGTATCTATTAGCATCTGTCTTACAAATTTAGTACCAAACTCCGGCACTGCAAATGTACCAACTGTGCTATCTATATCCTCTGGAGTTATACCCAATGCCTCTGTACTTCTAAACAAAGTCATCGTTTTTTCTTCACCTATTGGTATTTTGGTTGCGTCAACTCCCGTTAAATCCTCTAGCATCCTTATCATTGTTGGATCATCATGTCCTAGTATATCTAACTTTAACAAACGTCCACTTATTGAGTGATAGTCGAAATGCGTCGTTATCGTATCTGAATTGACGTCATCTGCCGGTCTTTGTATTGGGCAAAAATCATATATTTCTTTATATCTTGGCACAACCATTATACCTCCAGGATGCTGCCCTGTTGTTCTCTTTACTCCCTCACATCCTTTGATTAATCTGTTCATCTCTGCTTGTGGCACAATCTTATTTCTTTCCTCAAAATAATTTTTCACAAACCCAAACGCTGTCTTACTAGCTATTGTCCCTATTGTCCCTGCCTTAAACACATTCCCTTCACCAAACAACACTTCTGTATACTTATGCGCCTTGGCTTGATATTCCCCCGAAAAATTCAAATCTATATCTGGCTCTTTATCTCCATCGAAACCCAAAAATGTTTCGAATGGTATATCATATCCATCTCTTTTTAGTTCCTGGCCACAATTAGGACAGTTTTTAGGTGGCAAATCAAAACCACATATACCTTTCGTGTCCTCCACAAACTCCGAATACTTACACTTGGTACATATATAGTGAGGCGGCAAGGAATTAACTTCGGTTATTCCAACCATATTCGCTACAAACGACGACCCCACTGACCCTCTTGACCCTACCAAGTACCCATGCTCTAGTGAGTTCCACACAAGCTTTTGCGCAATTATATACATCACCGAAAAACCATTCTTTATAATAGAGTTTAATTCCTTCTTTATTCTGTCCGCTACTATTTTAGGCAAATTTTCTCCGTATATCTCATGTGCTTTGGAATACGTTAACTCCTTTATCTCTTCTTCCGCCCCATCTATCTTAGGTGGATATGTTCCATCCGGTATAGGCAAAATATCCTCTATCATATCCGAAATCTTATTTGTATTAGTCACCACTATTTCATTAGCTAATTCATCATCTAAATAATAAAATTCCGCTAACATCTCTTCGGTAGTTCTAAGATATAATGGTGCTTGGTTATCAGCATCTTTAAATCCCTTTCCCGCCATTAGAATCCTTCTATATACTTCGTCTTTTGGATCCAAAAAATGCACGTCACATGTTGCAACAACAAGCTTTCCCAATTTTTTCCCCAACGCTATTATCTTTTTATTGATATCCTCTAACTCTTTTTTACTCTCAACTATATTATTCTCTAACATAAAACGATTATTCCCCAATGGTTGCACTTCCAGATAATCGTAAAATTTAGCAATCTGTTCTATTTCTAAATCACTTTTTTTATTAACAATTGCACGATAGAGTTCACCTGACTCACATGCACTCCCTAATATTAATCCCTCTCGATACTTTAATATAAGCTTCCTTGGCACTCTAGGTCTCATATAAAAATATTTAAGATGCGACTCGGATATAATTTTATATAAATTCTTTAATCCTACATAATTCTTGACTAAAATTATCGCATGATGAGTTCTAGTCTTCTTTATATCAACATTCCCCTGTAGCAAATTATTTATATCCTCCAATGTCTCTATTTCATCTTTTTTTAGTATATCCAAACACTTAAGTAATATACCTGCTGTAGCCATTGCATCATCTACTGCCCTATGATGATTTAGTAAGCTTACACCTAAGTGCTTTGCAACTATATTTAGCTTATGCTTACTAAGGTTTGGAAACATTCTCCTTGATAACATCAATGTGTCTAAAACTGAATTCTCAACCGAAAGCTTTAGTCTTGACGCAAATTCTTTTACAAATCCTAAGTCAAAAGGTGCATTGTGCGCTACCAAAACACAGCCTTTCGCAAACTCCAAAAACTTTGGCAACACTTCCTCTACTCCCAAACTTTCTGCAACCATATCATCTGTTATCCCTGTCAATTCGGTTATAAATGGCGGTATAGGCACAGTCGGCTTTATAAACTCCGAAAATTTATCTACCTCTTGTCCATTTTTTATTTTTACTGCACCTATTTCTATAATCTGCTCTTTTTTACTATCTAGCCCCGTTGTTTCTATATCAAATACAACAAACTCTGTATCCATTGTTGTATTTTGTTTATCCACCACTATGGGCATCTCATCTTCTAATAAATAGCACTCCACACCATATATCACTTTTATACCGTACTTTTTAGCCGCATCCATTGCTTCCGGGAATGCTTGCACCACGCCATGATCCGTTATAGCTACGGCCTTATGCCCCCAGCTACTAACTCTTTTTATTAGATCCGACGCTGACGATACTCCATCCATTGCACTCATTTGCGTATGAAGGTGTAACTCAACTCTCTTTTCATCCGCATTATCCATACGTTTTTCTTTCTCTTCACCCTTTAAGATACCTAATACGTAAATAGATACTTCTCTTATATATTTATCATATTGCGCATCACCTTTTACCTTTAAAACAGCCCCTTCTTTGACGTGATCCTTTATTCTAATCAAATCATCCTTCTTTAAAAATATCTTGCACGTAACAGAAGATGTATAGTCTGTCATATCAAACATAAATAATATTTTGCCATTTTGTAACTCCCTCTCCTCTGTCGATATAACTTCTCCGTTAAATGCAATCTCCCCTGAATCCTGTGTTATTTCTACTATTTTAATTAGTGGGTCGTTAAACACCTTTCCATATATATCGCTGCTTGGAGTTTTGGGCTTCCTATAATTATTTTCACTCTTTCGTTGTGAATTATCCACAGGCTTCGTTTCAGAAGCTATATTAGCACTGCTTAATATAGAATGAGTAACAACACGATATTCTTCACTTTCTTTCTCTCTTATGTAACTTATTTTCTCCTGCTCGGTTGGCACATAATTACAAAATTCCACTCTTACACTTTTATCAAAATAATCTTTAAGCAATTTCTCTATCATTTCGTTACATCTCTTGCTTAAAAGTATATCAGCACCTCTTGTCAATAGAATAATTTTTAGCTTACCATCAACCAATTTATACTGTGCATTTCTTAGTATCGCCTTTGCAATAGCCATATTACATGACAGCACAAGCAGTATATCCTTCCAATAATTGGCTAACACATCTTCTAGAGTAAAATCACTTTCATATGTAACTTTGATCCTAATTCTTGAATCTTTAAACATATCTTTAAGACTTCTTTGCACTGAATACACAACTGTGGGAGATATCAAATTATACGACACTAAAACCAGTTCTACCTTCTGGCTCTTCTTATACACATTAATGCATCTAACACTGACATTTTTTAAATAACTACTCCTCTTTGCGTTGTCCTCAAGATTCGGAAACACAGATAGAATGTTTCTTTTGTCATGTAATGTTACATCCTGCATAATATATTCCCCCACTATCCTCACATTTTCTCGATTTCCTCTATAAGCTCTTTTACAATATTACCCTCCGAGATTTTCCTTATTATATTGCCTTTTTTAAACAAAAGCGCCTCATTATCTCCTCCAGCAATACCTATATCTGCTTCCCTAGCTTCACCTGGTCCATTTACTGCACACCCCATAACTGCAACTACAATATCTTTGTTTATATCCTGTAGCTTTTCTTGTACCTTACCTGCTATTTCAATAAGATTTATTTTACATCTACCACAAGTAGGACATGAAATGAATTTTATCCCCGTTTTCCTTATCCCAAGTGATTTTAATATTTCTATACCTGTCCTTACTTCATCAACCGGATCACTAGTTAAGGATACCCTTATTGTATCACCAATCCCTTTAGCCAACAGGCTTCCTATGCCAATACTTGATTTTATTGTACCAATCCACTTTGTACCTGCCTCTGTTACTCCAACATGTAGTGGATAATCTGTTTTTTCGTTCATCAACGTGTACGCATCTATAGTTTTTTTAACATCAGATGCTTTTAGTGAAACTACTATATCTCCAAAATCTAAATCTTCTAGAATTTTAGCGTTCTCTATTGCACTATAAACCATCGCATCCGTTGTCACACCATACTTTTCTACTATGTGCTTTGGCAATGAACCGCTATTTACTCCAACTCGTATAGGAACTTTATATTGTTTTGCAACCTCAACTATCTTTTTTATTCTATCCACACTTCCTATATTCCCTGGATTAATTCTTATTTTGTCTGCACCATTTTTTATGCTGTCTATAGCCAATCTATAGTCAAAATGTATATCTGCAACTAATGGTATATTTATATCTTTCTTTATTTTAAATATTGCGCTACATGCATCATGGTCAAGCACGGCTACTCTCACAATATCACACCCAGCCTCCTCTAACCTTCTTATTTGCGAGACTGTGGATTTAACATCTCTAGTATCTGTCGTTGTCATAGACTGCACAGTTACCTTCGAATCTCCTCCAATTTGTAAATCCCCTACTTTAACCACTCTTTTCATATACACACACTTCCCTAATTTCGAATTCTTTGTACCAATCGCGCAATATCATTATACGTAGTCACTAATGCCAAACCAAGCAATACCACAATCCCTGCCATAGAAATTCTTGCTTCTTTCTCTGGCGAAATAGGTTTCTTTCTAACTGCCTCCACCATAAGCAACAATAATTTATTCCCGTCAAGTGCAGGGAAAGGAATTAAATTTGTAGCACCTATTGCTATGTTTATAAACGCAGTAATTTTAAGTAATGATAATACCTTTTCTTTTGTATTTTGGCCTACGCTAGCCGCATCACTCATCGTAGCGACAATACCCACAGGCCCAGTCATTTTTGATACTGATACATCACCTAAAACTAACCATTTTAATGTATAACCTACATTACGAATGTTCGCCCAAATATATTTAGTTGAATGTAATAACACTTCACCTAAATTTCCTTGATACATCTCAAAATCAATCCCTAAATTTATAATTGGCTTATCTTTTACACATTTAGGGACAAGATAAACATCTACTTTCTCGTCATTTCTTAAAAGTGTCACCTTCATTTTTTGGTCTTTATTTGCATTTGTATAAACAAGTATCTCCTGTAAATTAGACACATCCACATCGTTTAATGCTAAAATTTTGTCATTGGGTAACATTCCCGCAGTCTTTGCCGGATAATCTTCCAAAAGCTCTTCTATCGTAGTAGAATTTTCT encodes:
- a CDS encoding nicotinamide mononucleotide transporter; translated protein: MNFFNLSSTFLTIWGYELSFLEFLATIFGILNVYLLAKIKVSNYFWGILNVILSFFIFFQIQMYSDMFLQVYYLAMNIYGWWMWLHPKNNSQSNDAKLKVSKNSLSYNLIAALLTVIGFVFLGFFLKNIHVLLPTLFIEPSRSPFIDSFITVLSIVAMFFMAKKKIEHWYLWFIADFTSVVFCYMQNIKFLALEYFIFLFFAFLGYMEWRKELLSET
- a CDS encoding DedA family protein, whose product is MVKMIEVVAVFITNIVSQLGYLGIGLGMFLESACIPLPSELILPLGGFMIAEGRITLLGANVAVLLGSLLGSVLTYWVGFYGGRSFILKYGKYFFISKDNFDKAEKTFNKHGVSAVFFGRLLPVIRTFISLPAGITKMNFIKFVIYSLLGMVPWNFLLIFLGYKFGENYELVVRPLFKKFEHISIMIMVIVLIAFVASYMKKKKSVAE
- a CDS encoding LCP family protein, encoding MNFRRLILCFTCIFLGVFFMFGCMILSKNVSIGGVNSQSKVASNASSTVYEPVLDDELKEPFNVLILGGDKVNKNTDTIMVANVDCKKPKVTVLSIPRDTRVLVKGKLAKINCAYPMGREKLAMKTVSDFLNIDIKYYVYLDVKAFREIVDLFDGVDYNIPVDMEYDDPCQKLHIHLKKGEQHLDGEKAEQFMRFRHYNKVKVNKYYDGSDIKRIEAQQSFIKEFIKQKLNIKYLTKASGFVDTVYANIDTNISPDIVVRSIMYFNKFDLNVVDMNTLPGDAAYINNGSYYLYDRKRAYEIVKGSFITNDRKVSLADFLNYDTYTPKKSKKNYTENNPSNSQTDIESSGVEKQI
- a CDS encoding PolC-type DNA polymerase III; protein product: MQDVTLHDKRNILSVFPNLEDNAKRSSYLKNVSVRCINVYKKSQKVELVLVSYNLISPTVVYSVQRSLKDMFKDSRIRIKVTYESDFTLEDVLANYWKDILLVLSCNMAIAKAILRNAQYKLVDGKLKIILLTRGADILLSKRCNEMIEKLLKDYFDKSVRVEFCNYVPTEQEKISYIREKESEEYRVVTHSILSSANIASETKPVDNSQRKSENNYRKPKTPSSDIYGKVFNDPLIKIVEITQDSGEIAFNGEVISTEERELQNGKILFMFDMTDYTSSVTCKIFLKKDDLIRIKDHVKEGAVLKVKGDAQYDKYIREVSIYVLGILKGEEKEKRMDNADEKRVELHLHTQMSAMDGVSSASDLIKRVSSWGHKAVAITDHGVVQAFPEAMDAAKKYGIKVIYGVECYLLEDEMPIVVDKQNTTMDTEFVVFDIETTGLDSKKEQIIEIGAVKIKNGQEVDKFSEFIKPTVPIPPFITELTGITDDMVAESLGVEEVLPKFLEFAKGCVLVAHNAPFDLGFVKEFASRLKLSVENSVLDTLMLSRRMFPNLSKHKLNIVAKHLGVSLLNHHRAVDDAMATAGILLKCLDILKKDEIETLEDINNLLQGNVDIKKTRTHHAIILVKNYVGLKNLYKIISESHLKYFYMRPRVPRKLILKYREGLILGSACESGELYRAIVNKKSDLEIEQIAKFYDYLEVQPLGNNRFMLENNIVESKKELEDINKKIIALGKKLGKLVVATCDVHFLDPKDEVYRRILMAGKGFKDADNQAPLYLRTTEEMLAEFYYLDDELANEIVVTNTNKISDMIEDILPIPDGTYPPKIDGAEEEIKELTYSKAHEIYGENLPKIVADRIKKELNSIIKNGFSVMYIIAQKLVWNSLEHGYLVGSRGSVGSSFVANMVGITEVNSLPPHYICTKCKYSEFVEDTKGICGFDLPPKNCPNCGQELKRDGYDIPFETFLGFDGDKEPDIDLNFSGEYQAKAHKYTEVLFGEGNVFKAGTIGTIASKTAFGFVKNYFEERNKIVPQAEMNRLIKGCEGVKRTTGQHPGGIMVVPRYKEIYDFCPIQRPADDVNSDTITTHFDYHSISGRLLKLDILGHDDPTMIRMLEDLTGVDATKIPIGEEKTMTLFRSTEALGITPEDIDSTVGTFAVPEFGTKFVRQMLIDTKPTTFSELIRISGLSHGTDVWLNNAQDLVRNNIATLSEVICTRDDIMLYLLRAGLPPKTSFKIMEDVRKGKGLKKEYEEIMKEKNVPDWYIDSCKKIKYMFPKAHAAAYVMMAFRIAWFKVYYPLAFYIAYYTVRADLFDAVIMIYGKERVQKKIKEYKDMGNKLKMTEKNILTILEVVNEMYARGIEFLPIDIYKSDAEKFLIEDGKIRPPLCTLQGLGKAAAQSIAEARKKGKFLSIDELRSEARLSKPVIDILDQIGALEGMPESNQISLF
- the ispG gene encoding flavodoxin-dependent (E)-4-hydroxy-3-methylbut-2-enyl-diphosphate synthase produces the protein MKRVVKVGDLQIGGDSKVTVQSMTTTDTRDVKSTVSQIRRLEEAGCDIVRVAVLDHDACSAIFKIKKDINIPLVADIHFDYRLAIDSIKNGADKIRINPGNIGSVDRIKKIVEVAKQYKVPIRVGVNSGSLPKHIVEKYGVTTDAMVYSAIENAKILEDLDFGDIVVSLKASDVKKTIDAYTLMNEKTDYPLHVGVTEAGTKWIGTIKSSIGIGSLLAKGIGDTIRVSLTSDPVDEVRTGIEILKSLGIRKTGIKFISCPTCGRCKINLIEIAGKVQEKLQDINKDIVVAVMGCAVNGPGEAREADIGIAGGDNEALLFKKGNIIRKISEGNIVKELIEEIEKM
- the rseP gene encoding RIP metalloprotease RseP gives rise to the protein MRIILTILAFNFIIIIHELGHFLVARLNGIKVLEFSLFVGPKIFGIKRGDTEYTLRLIPILAYVKMEGEEESSTDQGSFSNKSVWARMAVVAAGPFANLLSSLVILVIIFSIKGYQTTKVVDVESNSIAYNAGMRAGDRIVKYNKSRVYLPTDLQQFFYVYNKEEADLTVIRDKEEKHIKVSSGVVQEERYVLGIVTGRKENSTTIEELLEDYPAKTAGMLPNDKILALNDVDVSNLQEILVYTNANKDQKMKVTLLRNDEKVDVYLVPKCVKDKPIINLGIDFEMYQGNLGEVLLHSTKYIWANIRNVGYTLKWLVLGDVSVSKMTGPVGIVATMSDAASVGQNTKEKVLSLLKITAFINIAIGATNLIPFPALDGNKLLLLMVEAVRKKPISPEKEARISMAGIVVLLGLALVTTYNDIARLVQRIRN